The following coding sequences lie in one Rutidosis leptorrhynchoides isolate AG116_Rl617_1_P2 chromosome 4, CSIRO_AGI_Rlap_v1, whole genome shotgun sequence genomic window:
- the LOC139844775 gene encoding DNA N(6)-methyladenine demethylase ALKBH1D-like: MVMMKGLKGMAMMKPQSLIPFRNASASAIASPYNPRDDRYHLDMINLNEKTFAYLLNKAKEFSLIRNDKEQGNRDIRSRMNLEKGMVLFKNYVSVSEQVEIVNTCQKFGMGPGGFYRPVTRAGRRKNFQMMCFGRNWDPITRYDWKHRSDGSEAPPIPNHLLLLAVKSILRAHDSYMPLMDPDICIVKFYTTTIGKLRLRQDRDEGRSSLEGGLPVVSVTIGDSVRFVYSYTGDMAHAKEITLQSGDVLIFGGESRHIYHGIKKIIPESAPFSLLQQTNLVPGSLNLTFKDYSLD, from the exons ATGGTGATGATGAAAGGCTTAAAGGGGATGGCGATGATGAAGCCCCAGTCATTGATTCCTTTTCGTAATGCATCTGCTAGTGCTATT GCTTCGCCATATAATCCTCGGGATGATAGGTATCATCTGGATATGATCAACCTAAATGAAAAGACTTTTGCATATCTATTGAATAAAGCAAAAGAATTCAGTTTAATCCGAAATGATAAAGAACAAGGAAATCGTGATATTAGATCGCGGATGAATCTAGAAAAGGGAATGGTTCTTTTCAAGAATTACGTCAGCGTGAGTGAACAG GTTGAAATTGTGAATACGTGTCAAAAATTTGGTATGGGTCCCGGGGGATTCTACCGACCTGTAACCAGAGCTGGACGCAGAAAGAACTTTCAGATGATGTGCTTTGGTCGAAATTGGGACCCGATAACAAGATATGATTGGAAACACCGAAGTGACGGTTCTGAAGCACCACCCATTCCTAATCATCTCTTGTTATTGGCTGTAAAATCAATTCTAAGAGCACATGATTCTTACATGCCTTTAATGGACCCGGACATTTGTATCGTCAAATTTTATACTACTACCATTGGAAAACTTCGTCTTCGTCAG GATCGGGATGAAGGCCGAAGTAGTCTGGAAGGAGGATTGCCGGTGGTTTCTGTCACCATTGGTGACTCTGTAAGATTCGTTTATAGTTATACCGGTGACATGGCCCATGCAAAGGAGATTACGTTGCAATCGGGAGACGTATTGATATTCGGGGGAGAGTCTAGACATATATATCATGGGATCAAGAAAATAATCCCAGAGTCAGCTCCTTTCTCATTGCTTCAACAAACCAACCTCGTACCTGGCTCTCTTAACCTTACATTCAAAGATTACTCTCTTGATTGA